AAATTACCACATAAAGATGTAAGGTTAAGTGAAGTAATTTAATCATAGGAAAGATGTTACGTCACACATTTAACTTGTTTATCCCCAAACAGGAGACTCCACAGGATACACAGTACCTACAGTACTGCAGAGTGTGCCAAGGGTACAAGGCCCCCAGATCCCACCATTGTCGCAAGTGTAACAGGTAGCTACATTTATTACCACAGTAGGAGAAGGTTTTCTCTCACCTGTGTGAGATGGACTTAAGGGGTAACTTCTGTacttcaacctgggccctatttgcCTATGTTTATGTGTCTAAGTAACTAACGGAAACAACATTTTCTGAAGTTGGTCAAGTTTTGAGTGAGTCCCCCATTAGCTCggaaaaatagggtccaggttgaataACACTGATGCTACCTTTACAGAAACTAAGTCAGCACAGAGATGGTGCTACTTCAGGTGGAAAATCACTAAGTTATTTGAAGCTGTTGTGCATACACGTGGCTGGTCCATGTTATTTCTGCACAGTCTCTGTTCAGCACTTTAAAGGCTTCACAGAGACACATCACATAATTGATtgtcatatacagtatgtgatgtTAAATAGATTAACATCATACACCTATGAtgtaaatctatttttttttaaagattcagTGTGACTTGCTGATGAACTTGTCACTCTGTGTCCTCCCAAACAACCAGTCAACTCCCCCAgcactcctctcctcctctgcctccccaCCCACAGGTGCGTGATGAAGATGGACCACCACTGCCCCTGGATCAACAACTGCTGTGGCCACCTGAACCACGCCTACTTCACCAGCTTCTTGCTGCTGGCTCCACTGGGCTGCTCACACGCTGCCATCATCTTCATTATGACCATGTACACGCAGCTCTATGAAAGGGTCAGTTGTCTCCTTACCCCATTACATCATGCTTTTGCTGGCCTGTTACCTTATTAATTTTATCATGTGATACTGATTTTACCATACATgtcaagctgttttttttttctcactgcaGATATCATTTGGCTGGAGCACTGTAAAGATCGACATGAGTGCTGTGCGTCAATTCCAGCCCCTCATGCCATTCAGTGTGCCCGCCTTTGCTGCCACACTCTTTGCCTTAGGTTTGGCACTGGGCACTACTATTGCAGTTGGCATGCTTTTCTTCATACAGGTAAGTTTGTCTTTGGGGTTTACAATTAACACATGCTCTTGGTTATGGAATGTGATACTTAACATGGTCATGTCAGCATTAACCTTGCAAAGCCAAACTTATTAAAGATACACTATGCAGGAGTTTCCTTAAAAGTAACGTAAggttatgacccactagaagtctGTGATAGTGTATTTTTCTGAGGAGACTAtgccctctgtctgtattttcttatttttgctaCTTGAGGCATTTGTGGGCATGTACCCCCAAACTGCTATGGTGAGGCTGGGGCTAAACGCCAAACCAGAGTGAtatttcacttttgctggtgagCTTGTTTACGAACAGTAgccaacaatcctgcatagtatatctttaaggAAAATATAAGTTGACTCCGATATTGAAATAGTCTCTCCTTTTTCAGATGAAAGTCATCCTTAGAAATAAGACCTCGATTGAGTCCTGGATCGAGGAAAAGGTCAGCATGTCTCTTTGatttccagtgtttgttttgtggtgaCATTTTGTGATGCAAGTGTTATTTAAGTAGCATGACTTTGTGTATTTCTCATTGTTTGATCTACAAACAATAATGTAGGATGTCAAAATAACTAACATGTTTTCAACACTTAACTGTCAAAgttgtttaaattaaaagtgtCTTTTTTATGACTAATGCACACATGTTCCAGGATCATCTGTTCGTACAATACAGCACGCCCTTTATCGAAACTTGACACCACCCCACCCACACAATCCCATTGACACACGCAACcattctctgtgtgttttttcaccagGCCAAAGACAGAATACAGCACTACCAAACAGGGGAGGACTTCATCTTCCCCTACGACCTCGGCACCCGCTGGCTGAACTTCAAGCAAGTCTTTACATGGTCAGGGACGCCCAAGGGTGACGGCATTGTATGGCCAGTCCATCCCAAGTGTCACCAGCACACCTTAACTGTAGGTTCAGTGTTTTGTCGAGTTGAGTTATGTGTGTAATGCTGTTCTAGAGTTGTCTGTTCAGACAATTTATCTTCAAGTTATCTTTAACTTGTagagtgtataaaatgagttcaGGCAGTTGTTATTGTAGTACGTCCTACTCTTGATACATTTCCTGTTTAATGGTGAGATAGAAGTTATTTTGTCGTAATATAGTGACATTAATTGTCTTGGTCCTCTTTAAATAGATTGAGCAACTGAAGCAGAAAGCTGACAAACGAGTGAGAAGTGTAAGTACCTGTCATATCCGTTTTGTGACATCAGTGTGGAGTCAATTTACATGTAGCACAGACACAAGAGTAGGCTTTAGACTGGACTGAAACAATTGTACTTCATATATTGAACATGTCAACAATAGCTATTGGTTGTACTATCAATACAAACACTATTATGCATTGCAGATTTACGTCAAATGTTATAAAGCATTAAGGGAAAGTgactaagtgactaatggagacaacaattacttgaaattggtccagtattgagagagagcgCAACAGCTCAGgggcgaaacaggctgcaatgtaatccctacAGGCAATTGTGCCCTGACAACAGTATGGAAAAGACCCTGCAGAGAAATGAAACGTTTTCCCTTACCTTTCACTGATCAGTTTTTTATTGTATCCAAATCtcgctcaaggagaagtcttgtTTTGAAATCTCAGGAGAGGTGACTTCCTACAGGAGAAACAACGGTGGAAGCATTAGTGAGAGTTGGAAGGAGGAGTGCCAGGGagagtttgttgtgttggagtaCAGAAAGCGtaatttagggtgctttcagacctagagttgacCTGCTTTGGTCCactacaaatgaaccgcacctgAGTTCATTTGTatccagaccgagaccacctcttcaagaaggtctcggtctggttgttctggtgcgcacctgagtgtgattgctgtgttcatacctgcccaaacaaaccgcacttagggggcaaacaaacatcagtttgattgaactgaaacaaacagggcaggtgttaAAGCACCCTTAGTGTTGCCTAAAAGATTTTTAAGGTCATGGCTGACTTAGATGACgagatttcagaatgagacctctccttcaaaaattgttgtcttcATTAGTCAcgtaaacacaaaaacacagagtcCACGTTCAAAAATACCTAAGTTGCCCTTGAAGATTAAGAACCATGActttacaacacacacatgtaactCGTCTGAGTTCAGGTTGTGGTCAGAGCAGTAGAATAACCAAATATCTTGCATGCCTCGGCCAGCAGGTCCAGTACCGGGCAGTGGAGGACTATAATGGAGCTTGCTGCCCTCTGAGCAAAGGCCTCCAAACCTTTTTCAGAACCCCCTGCACTGAGGAGCCCAGGATCCCCCTCAATAAGGGGGACACCATCCTGGCCACTCGGGGCACCAAGTGAGTTCATTCAGGCCCAACATTGTGGTTGTTTGTCTAGAAGTCTGGATGTTTAGGCATCTAATTGAGGATTTATTTTGACTGTAATGTTTTTGTCCATTTGAATTCTCCTAATCAATGTGTTCTCTTTAGATGGTGGATGTATGGAGACAAAGTTTTGAACGAGGAGGATACGAGAGGTGAGATGAGATTGGCTGCGGTTTGAATTTACTTATTTAAAATTCATTATAACAAATGTATAACAGAGTTCTCCCTTTCTGTTTTGGCTTTCAGCTGGAGAGCGTGTGAGAGGATGGTTTCCCAGGCGATGTGTGGAGAAGTGCCATTATGACACAGCTGCCAGTGATAGCACCAGCGATAAGAAAGtaaattaatatatttgaaCAGGTTTATGTAGAGCAGGGGAGTTAAACTGAATGAGAGGTGTCTGTCCGTGTTCATaaacaaacatccactgaagATGTCATGCCTGGTGCTGCAGGCTCACCATCAAGAATTTCATACTTTGATTACAATTCCTCGCACATTTCAATACCAACTTGAATTTTTTAAAGGCAACATCGTTCACAAAGTCTTACCGTGCACCTTGTTGTCAAATAATGTCTTAAAAGAGGACTGCAGAGTTGGACTGGTCCCCGCGGGTTCAGTTTGACTCCTCTGACCAAAACCAAGCAAGAGTCTTAATTTCCAAGAATTGCCACCAGGCTTTAATGTGACTTCATTGTGATTACATGACTTTTTACTTGAATCTGTTGTTTTTACTTGTGTTGATGTCCGTTTTTTGCTAATTATGCAATGCCTCTGCCAAGCTAACCCCGGGACTTCGTCATGCAACTCTTTCTACAGTATGGAGATAAcacttaatttctttttattatttttgtaaaaacaaactgttggCCTCAAACTAtaaattgaaaattaaaaaatcttCCGCAAGAGTTGTTGTTTGCCTTCGTCTTTGTGATTGCTGTAAATTCTCATGTTTTTTAATACTTATTTTCTTAAGTGCCTTGGGCTTAATTCAAAACAAtaattttgcatttgtttaatAGTTAGTGTCACACACAAGTCTAAGACGCTGCTCTGTTGATCTCAAACACATTGTAATGCATTGCCATGTTCTTACATTTTCAGGTTTACACTGAATACTAGGTATTACCTCAGTATTGCACTATTTAGAAATTAGTTTTCATAAAATGTACAGATCTTGAGACCGCCTATCGAAGTAAACGTCTACCCTTAAATCCTTATACACATTCTCCCTGGTTTAAGTCTACTGAGGCAGATTCAGTGAGGCTGGATGTAGACCAGTTAGGTAACTTGGGGTTTTGTGTAAAGGGAAGGTTTTAAGAAGGGATGAGCACTTAAATTCTGAAACCTGTCTAATGTGAGGCTTGtgaacatttcttttatttgccTTCTATGTCTCAAAAATCCCGGACCAACACGATTTTAGACACAAGAAGTGTTAAAGGAGCTGTCTACGATATTTAGAGGAtgaacctcctgagacccagaCTTTTGTTTggcatgcatttttaatttctcctacatatttgggatcagtaggacctgataagtataaaaaaactaaatgtCATAGTAGCTTCCTTGAGTATATGTGTCAAATACACTGCAGTGCACAGCCTGGGAATGTCAAAGTGGGGTTTAAGTTACTATGAAACTGGAACAACCTATGTGAAGGAGCCCAGTATCGTATTTTAGCTAAAGGCTCTGCACACCAACACAGGTGTTTTCTGATTGGACTTTATATGCTCAGGTTGGGCGGGGCTATGGTGGGAGTTCAGGTCACCAAGCTTCGCAGAAAATTCACGTCTTTATCCACCTTCTCTGATGATGTGACAGTGGCCTCAGTGTGCTCCAGAGAAACTCTTTGTTCCTATGTTACTGCCAAAAACCTAACACACTTTTTTGCCTTCTGGTCTTAATACTTTTGATGCTATTACCATCACATTTTCAGGCCCTGTCCTCAACACACAAGAGACGAACTTCCTCAGACCACAGGAAACTTAAGTCAGACATGCTTCATACCAAAAGACCAAAGTGAGAAGTTCATCCTTTATGAGCTAGAGTTTCAGAAGTACAGCATACCTGAGGATTTGATTCCTCCCGGTGGCTTCGCTCTGCTGGCACTGGCCTGTTTCCCACAAGCTCCACATCTGTGTGAGGAGGACCTGGAAAAGTTTGGTACACTCCAAAACCTGTCACCTGTAACGATGCCAAAACATTCAGA
The nucleotide sequence above comes from Epinephelus lanceolatus isolate andai-2023 chromosome 21, ASM4190304v1, whole genome shotgun sequence. Encoded proteins:
- the zdhhc6 gene encoding palmitoyltransferase ZDHHC6 isoform X1, which translates into the protein MNFLSTFVTFQNLHEVRRLCHWGPVIALSVIAICSTMAILDSIIWYWPLDTTGGSINFIMLLNWTVLILYNYFNAMFVGPGYIPLGWKPETPQDTQYLQYCRVCQGYKAPRSHHCRKCNRCVMKMDHHCPWINNCCGHLNHAYFTSFLLLAPLGCSHAAIIFIMTMYTQLYERISFGWSTVKIDMSAVRQFQPLMPFSVPAFAATLFALGLALGTTIAVGMLFFIQMKVILRNKTSIESWIEEKAKDRIQHYQTGEDFIFPYDLGTRWLNFKQVFTWSGTPKGDGIVWPVHPKCHQHTLTIEQLKQKADKRVRSQVQYRAVEDYNGACCPLSKGLQTFFRTPCTEEPRIPLNKGDTILATRGTKWWMYGDKVLNEEDTRAGERVRGWFPRRCVEKCHYDTAASDSTSDKKVN
- the zdhhc6 gene encoding palmitoyltransferase ZDHHC6 isoform X2, with translation MNFLSTFVTFQNLHEVRRLCHWGPVIALSVIAICSTMAILDSIIWYWPLDTTGGSINFIMLLNWTVLILYNYFNAMFVGPGYIPLGWKPETPQDTQYLQYCRVCQGYKAPRSHHCRKCNRCVMKMDHHCPWINNCCGHLNHAYFTSFLLLAPLGCSHAAIIFIMTMYTQLYERISFGWSTVKIDMSAVRQFQPLMPFSVPAFAATLFALGLALGTTIAVGMLFFIQMKVILRNKTSIESWIEEKAKDRIQHYQTGEDFIFPYDLGTRWLNFKQVFTWSGTPKGDGIVWPVHPKCHQHTLTIEQLKQKADKRVRSVQYRAVEDYNGACCPLSKGLQTFFRTPCTEEPRIPLNKGDTILATRGTKWWMYGDKVLNEEDTRAGERVRGWFPRRCVEKCHYDTAASDSTSDKKVN